The following proteins come from a genomic window of Candidatus Eisenbacteria bacterium:
- a CDS encoding gamma-glutamyl-gamma-aminobutyrate hydrolase family protein, whose amino-acid sequence MAKPLIGVGPNIRPTKNRGDAYFLLASYVDLVSRSGAMPTILPLVSTLEEAREMVGRVDGLLLTGGKDLEATRYGQSTRHPDSLGSPARNASDLYLARAAQERGTPTLGICLGVQVMNVEFGGTLLQHIPEDLPGALGHEEEGDEKAGAPEHAVALEPGTLLARILGEGPGVVNSFHHQSVDRVAPGFRVAARSPDGVIEAIERTDHPFYVGIQWHPERMPDAPSTRRLMGAFLDAARGAQITR is encoded by the coding sequence ATGGCGAAACCACTGATCGGCGTCGGCCCCAACATCCGGCCGACCAAAAACCGCGGCGACGCCTACTTCCTGCTGGCGAGCTACGTCGATCTGGTCTCTCGGAGCGGCGCGATGCCGACGATCCTGCCGCTTGTCTCCACGCTCGAAGAGGCGCGCGAGATGGTGGGCCGCGTCGACGGGCTCCTCTTAACCGGCGGCAAGGACCTCGAGGCGACGCGGTACGGCCAGTCGACCCGTCACCCCGACTCGCTCGGCTCCCCGGCCCGAAACGCGTCCGATCTCTATCTCGCGCGCGCCGCCCAAGAGCGCGGGACGCCGACGCTCGGGATCTGCCTGGGTGTTCAGGTGATGAACGTGGAGTTCGGGGGAACGCTGCTCCAGCACATTCCGGAGGACCTGCCCGGAGCGCTCGGTCACGAGGAGGAGGGTGACGAGAAAGCCGGCGCGCCCGAGCACGCCGTCGCGCTCGAGCCCGGAACGCTCCTCGCGCGGATCCTCGGCGAGGGGCCCGGGGTCGTCAATTCGTTCCATCATCAATCGGTCGATCGCGTCGCGCCAGGGTTCCGGGTGGCAGCGCGAAGCCCCGACGGGGTGATCGAGGCGATCGAGCGGACCGACCACCCGTTCTACGTCGGCATTCAGTGGCACCCCGAGCGGATGCCCGACGCGCCGTCGACCCGCCGCTTGATGGGCGCGTTCCTCGACGCGGCCCGCGGAGCGCAGATCACAAGATAA
- a CDS encoding D-2-hydroxyacid dehydrogenase encodes MYSTAPAWAIPDPDVEALRRDFPDVAVTRATSDEELRAAIGAAEILFSWEPGEEAMEKAERLRWLHAPAAGIGAYLRPSFLKRRAVITNSRGAHAIPIAEHVIGMLAAMARRFRAAIVEQTTTGMRRENWWVGSEIPDELNGKTIGLFGYGAIGREVARRAGALGMRVLALRRHPDRAPEWDPELLDVLGLPRAEPKVETVLGPGDFDRLLEESDAIVVSAPLTAETKEIFNAKAFARMRPGSWFVNIARGKIVREEDLIAALRAGRLGGAALDVFETEPLPPESPLYTLGNVILTPHVSGLSRGFWPRAMALFRANLVRDAKGIPLLNRVDPERGY; translated from the coding sequence TTGTACAGCACGGCGCCGGCGTGGGCGATCCCGGACCCCGACGTGGAGGCGCTTCGCCGCGATTTTCCCGATGTCGCGGTCACGCGCGCGACCTCGGACGAGGAGCTTCGGGCCGCGATCGGGGCGGCGGAGATCCTCTTCTCCTGGGAGCCGGGAGAAGAGGCGATGGAGAAGGCCGAGCGTCTTCGCTGGCTCCACGCCCCGGCCGCCGGGATCGGCGCCTATCTAAGGCCGAGCTTCCTCAAGCGGCGCGCCGTCATCACCAACTCCCGCGGCGCGCACGCGATCCCGATCGCGGAGCACGTCATCGGCATGCTGGCCGCCATGGCCAGACGCTTTCGCGCGGCCATCGTGGAGCAGACGACCACGGGAATGCGGCGCGAGAACTGGTGGGTGGGCTCCGAGATTCCCGACGAGCTGAACGGGAAGACCATCGGCCTCTTCGGATACGGCGCGATCGGCCGTGAGGTGGCCCGCCGGGCGGGCGCCCTCGGGATGCGGGTCCTGGCCCTCCGGCGCCATCCGGACCGGGCACCGGAGTGGGACCCGGAGCTTCTGGACGTGCTCGGGCTGCCGCGCGCGGAGCCCAAGGTCGAGACGGTGCTGGGGCCGGGCGACTTTGACCGGCTCCTCGAGGAGTCCGACGCGATCGTCGTCAGCGCGCCCTTGACGGCCGAGACCAAGGAGATCTTCAACGCCAAAGCCTTCGCGCGAATGAGGCCGGGATCGTGGTTCGTGAACATCGCCCGCGGGAAGATCGTCCGCGAGGAGGATCTGATCGCCGCGCTCAGGGCTGGGCGGCTGGGCGGCGCGGCGCTCGACGTCTTCGAAACCGAGCCCTTGCCGCCCGAGAGCCCCCTCTATACGCTCGGGAACGTGATCCTGACTCCTCACGTCTCCGGCCTTTCGCGCGGTTTCTGGCCGCGCGCGATGGCGCTCTTCCGCGCGAACCTCGTCCGGGACGCGAAAGGGATACCCCTCTTGAACCGCGTCGATCCCGAGCGGGGCTACTAG
- a CDS encoding DUF885 domain-containing protein, whose product MTWMYRSLAVGLAFALGCAAGPDPKQMSHFEDLSRTYIEGFYAYNPSFATSWGFHQFDDSLENWSPEAIRSEEARIRGALKDLETVDPKKLDPATRIDFELFHRGVEGNLFSLVEMRPWEIDPGQYNYGFMLEPMIARSFAPTESRLRSLTSRLRQVGRQLANARVNLKNPPRMFTEFAIGDFEGTISYLQNDVTRAFSSVKDPALRSDFEKAKTEAIAETRSHMKWMHDTLLPASNGSYLLGEDRYRKKLSYEEMIDVPLDTLLAVGEREMARLDARYQAAAKRIDPSKPVAEIVAMMRQDHPPADSLLDYARGLLEGIRSFCIESKFIAIPSEVRCQVRPTPEYAASRSFASFDGPGPLETKATEAFYNITLPGKTWPKDRVEQFLQGYNRWTLPSTSIHEVYPGHYTHFLYAKNSPTFVRKAFGAGSFAEGWGLYTEEAVLNHGYGNGDPKIEFGVMRWALIRACRLQVGIRLHTRGMTMEEGVRYFMDHAGLERVNAEREAGRAAFDPTYSIYTLGALEIRKLRDDVAREQGKKFDLAQFHATILSQGALPVALLRRMLLRSEGSIL is encoded by the coding sequence ATGACGTGGATGTACCGATCGCTTGCCGTTGGTCTCGCCTTCGCGCTCGGCTGCGCGGCCGGGCCGGACCCGAAGCAGATGTCCCACTTCGAAGATCTCTCCCGCACGTACATCGAGGGGTTCTACGCCTATAACCCCTCCTTCGCGACCTCGTGGGGCTTTCACCAGTTTGACGACTCCCTCGAGAACTGGTCGCCCGAGGCGATCCGCTCGGAGGAAGCGCGGATCCGGGGCGCGCTGAAGGATCTCGAGACCGTCGATCCCAAGAAGCTGGACCCGGCGACCCGCATCGACTTCGAGCTGTTCCACCGCGGGGTCGAGGGAAACCTCTTCAGCTTGGTCGAGATGCGCCCGTGGGAGATCGATCCGGGCCAGTACAACTACGGCTTCATGCTCGAGCCGATGATCGCGCGGAGCTTCGCGCCGACCGAATCGCGCCTCCGATCGCTCACGTCCCGGCTCAGGCAGGTCGGCCGGCAGCTCGCGAACGCGCGCGTGAACCTCAAGAATCCGCCGCGGATGTTCACCGAGTTCGCGATCGGAGATTTCGAGGGAACAATCTCGTATCTCCAGAACGATGTGACGCGCGCGTTCTCCTCGGTGAAGGACCCCGCGCTCCGGAGCGATTTCGAGAAGGCGAAGACCGAGGCGATCGCCGAAACCCGCAGTCACATGAAGTGGATGCACGACACGCTCCTTCCCGCGAGCAACGGGAGCTACCTCCTCGGCGAGGATAGATACCGGAAAAAACTCAGCTACGAAGAGATGATCGACGTGCCGCTCGACACGCTTCTCGCCGTGGGAGAGCGGGAGATGGCCCGGCTCGACGCGCGCTACCAGGCTGCCGCCAAGCGAATCGATCCCTCGAAGCCGGTCGCGGAGATCGTCGCGATGATGCGCCAGGATCATCCCCCGGCGGACAGCCTCCTCGACTACGCGCGGGGCCTCCTGGAGGGGATACGCTCGTTCTGCATCGAATCGAAGTTCATCGCGATCCCTTCCGAAGTGCGGTGCCAGGTGCGCCCCACGCCGGAATACGCGGCGAGCCGCTCGTTCGCGAGCTTCGACGGGCCGGGTCCGCTCGAAACCAAGGCCACCGAGGCCTTCTACAACATCACGCTGCCCGGGAAGACGTGGCCCAAGGACCGGGTGGAGCAATTCCTCCAGGGCTATAACCGCTGGACGCTCCCATCGACCTCCATTCACGAGGTCTATCCCGGGCACTACACGCACTTCCTCTACGCCAAGAACTCTCCGACCTTCGTGCGAAAGGCGTTTGGCGCGGGTTCCTTCGCGGAGGGTTGGGGGCTCTACACCGAGGAGGCGGTGCTCAACCACGGCTATGGAAACGGCGATCCAAAGATCGAGTTCGGCGTCATGCGGTGGGCGCTCATCCGGGCATGCCGCCTTCAGGTCGGCATCCGCCTCCACACGCGTGGGATGACGATGGAGGAGGGCGTTCGGTACTTCATGGATCACGCGGGGCTCGAGCGCGTCAACGCCGAGCGCGAGGCCGGCCGCGCCGCGTTCGATCCGACCTACAGCATCTATACGCTGGGCGCGCTCGAAATCCGGAAGCTTCGCGACGACGTGGCTCGCGAGCAGGGAAAGAAGTTCGATCTCGCGCAGTTTCACGCGACGATCCTCTCGCAGGGAGCACTCCCGGTCGCGCTGCTCCGCCGCATGCTCCTCCGGTCGGAGGGCTCGATCCTCTGA
- a CDS encoding sulfite exporter TauE/SafE family protein, with protein MRRHALPFLLGAVSGALGGLMGVGGGIVLVPLLVHALHMAQHEAQGTSLAFVIVTALVAVVPYYGHEKLDLALALWLTLGALPGVLLGSRLADRTSAARLRIAFGAVILVTAIRLLAAPPQAGSGAALWPALLNVLAGFLAGTLAGYVGIGGGTVLVPILVLGQNVDQHTAQGVSLLMIVPVGIVGVASYARRGRIGHQGLPMLLAGGAIGALAGALLAHHTKAPTLTRLFGILLLATAAQMIFGRQRGNVPRSAEPSGGIS; from the coding sequence ATGAGGCGGCACGCCCTTCCGTTCCTACTCGGGGCCGTCTCCGGCGCCTTGGGAGGTCTGATGGGCGTCGGGGGCGGCATCGTCCTGGTTCCACTCCTCGTGCACGCGCTCCACATGGCGCAGCACGAGGCCCAGGGTACCTCGCTCGCCTTCGTCATCGTCACGGCGCTGGTGGCCGTGGTCCCCTACTACGGGCACGAGAAGCTCGATCTCGCCCTCGCGCTCTGGCTCACCCTGGGGGCGCTCCCCGGCGTGCTCCTGGGATCGCGCCTGGCCGACCGCACCTCCGCCGCCCGGCTCCGGATCGCGTTCGGGGCGGTGATCCTCGTGACCGCGATTCGTCTGCTCGCCGCTCCGCCCCAGGCCGGGAGCGGGGCCGCGCTCTGGCCCGCCCTGCTCAACGTGCTGGCCGGGTTCCTTGCCGGGACGCTGGCGGGATACGTCGGGATAGGCGGCGGGACCGTCCTCGTTCCGATCCTCGTCCTGGGACAGAACGTCGACCAGCACACGGCTCAGGGCGTCTCGCTTCTGATGATCGTCCCCGTCGGGATCGTCGGGGTCGCGAGCTACGCGCGCCGAGGGCGGATCGGCCATCAGGGCCTTCCCATGCTCCTTGCAGGGGGCGCAATCGGCGCGCTCGCGGGCGCGCTTCTCGCCCACCACACGAAGGCGCCGACGCTCACGCGCCTCTTCGGCATCCTCTTGCTCGCCACGGCCGCGCAAATGATTTTCGGGCGCCAGCGTGGTAACGTTCCCCGATCCGCCGAACCCTCAGGAGGCATTTCATGA